One genomic window of Pigmentiphaga litoralis includes the following:
- a CDS encoding response regulator, protein MATIVIVEDEPKLGALLGDYLKAAGYETHWVADGLEALPAIKRHAPDMVLLDLMLPGKDGLEICRELRVFSEVPVIMLTARIEEIDRLLGLELGADDYICKPFSPREVVARVKAILRRTRGAAAHAAQEATGLHIDEAGYSVSLDGHDIDVTPVEFRLLRALASSPGKIFSRDRLLDQLYDDHRVVTDRTVDSHIKNLRRKLEVWRPDQDVIRSIYGVGYRLEL, encoded by the coding sequence ATGGCTACCATCGTCATTGTCGAAGATGAACCCAAGCTCGGCGCCTTGCTGGGCGATTACCTGAAGGCCGCCGGCTACGAAACGCACTGGGTGGCGGACGGGCTGGAGGCCTTGCCCGCGATCAAGCGCCATGCGCCCGACATGGTGTTGCTGGACCTGATGCTGCCCGGCAAGGACGGCCTGGAAATCTGCCGCGAATTGCGGGTGTTTTCAGAGGTGCCGGTGATCATGCTGACCGCGCGGATCGAAGAGATCGACCGCTTGCTGGGCCTGGAACTGGGCGCCGACGACTACATCTGCAAACCCTTCAGTCCGCGCGAAGTGGTGGCGCGGGTCAAAGCCATCCTGCGCCGCACGCGCGGCGCGGCGGCCCACGCGGCGCAGGAAGCCACCGGTCTGCATATCGATGAGGCGGGCTATTCGGTCAGCCTGGATGGCCACGACATTGACGTGACACCCGTGGAATTCCGGCTGCTGCGCGCGCTGGCGTCCAGCCCGGGCAAGATCTTTTCGCGCGATCGCCTGCTGGATCAGCTGTATGACGATCACCGCGTGGTGACCGACCGAACCGTCGACAGCCACATCAAGAACCTGCGGCGCAAACTGGAAGTATGGCGGCCGGACCAGGATGTGATCCGGTCGATCTATGGCGTGGGGTACCGGCTCGAGCTGTGA
- the baeS gene encoding sensor histidine kinase efflux regulator BaeS — translation MDTRHFVASGLNPLPAPAMSSMKFGITSKLFVVILATCILIAFAMAGALRWSFERGFVDYLREREAERATSLSLVLADAYREHGDWEFLRNNPPRWRRVLSAPGRNVERAESTQQDDYGPPPPPPPRFTLLDADHKVVVGQQPGQPIASQFPIVVDRQAVGWLAAPPIRARNNSDADDRFQEQQLLATWIIGGISLLVAALVSILLARGFLAPVRRMAGATHRLAAGDYGTRVDTRSSDELGQLAQDFNHLASALERNEELRRNMVADISHELRTPLAVLRGELEAVEDGVRAMSPQTIASLQAEVTLLSKLIDDLHELSLADVGALTYRMTRLDVGALLRQTAGMFQDRMARKSLGMQIELPAGLPPIQGDAQRLTQLFTNLIENSVRYTDPNGMLQITAHAAGSEVIIVLQDTAPGVPADMLPRLFERFFRVESSRNRQHGGSGLGLAICQRIVEAHDGRIEALPSELGGLQLRLTFPASLSLD, via the coding sequence ATGGATACGCGACACTTCGTCGCCTCGGGCCTGAACCCGTTGCCGGCGCCAGCGATGTCTTCCATGAAATTCGGTATTACCTCCAAGTTGTTCGTCGTCATCCTGGCGACCTGCATCCTGATCGCCTTCGCGATGGCAGGCGCCTTGCGCTGGAGCTTCGAACGCGGCTTTGTCGACTACCTGCGCGAGCGGGAAGCCGAACGGGCTACCAGCCTGAGCCTGGTCCTGGCCGATGCCTACCGCGAGCACGGCGACTGGGAATTCCTGCGCAACAACCCGCCGCGCTGGCGTCGCGTGCTGAGCGCGCCCGGCCGCAATGTCGAACGCGCAGAGTCAACGCAGCAGGACGATTACGGTCCCCCGCCGCCCCCGCCGCCGCGCTTCACGCTGCTTGATGCCGATCACAAGGTGGTCGTGGGGCAGCAGCCCGGGCAGCCTATTGCCTCGCAATTTCCCATCGTGGTGGACCGGCAGGCCGTGGGCTGGCTGGCCGCGCCGCCGATCCGCGCGCGCAACAACAGCGATGCCGATGACCGCTTCCAGGAGCAGCAACTGCTGGCCACCTGGATCATCGGCGGCATTTCCTTGCTGGTGGCCGCGCTGGTCAGCATCCTGCTGGCGCGCGGCTTTCTGGCGCCCGTGCGCCGCATGGCAGGCGCAACGCATCGGCTGGCCGCGGGCGATTACGGCACGCGGGTCGATACCCGGTCGTCGGACGAACTGGGCCAGCTCGCGCAGGACTTCAACCACCTGGCGAGCGCGCTGGAGCGCAACGAAGAACTGCGGCGGAACATGGTGGCCGACATCTCGCATGAACTGCGCACGCCGCTGGCCGTGCTGCGGGGCGAGCTGGAAGCCGTGGAAGATGGCGTGCGCGCCATGTCGCCGCAGACCATCGCATCCTTGCAGGCCGAGGTCACCTTATTGAGCAAGCTCATTGATGACCTGCACGAGCTGTCGCTGGCCGACGTGGGCGCGCTGACCTACCGCATGACTCGTCTGGATGTGGGGGCGCTGTTGCGGCAGACCGCCGGCATGTTCCAGGACCGGATGGCGCGCAAGTCCCTGGGCATGCAGATTGAATTGCCCGCCGGCCTGCCGCCCATCCAGGGTGATGCGCAGCGGCTGACGCAGCTGTTCACCAACCTGATCGAAAATTCGGTGCGGTACACGGATCCGAACGGCATGCTGCAGATCACGGCGCATGCGGCGGGTTCGGAGGTGATCATTGTTCTGCAGGACACTGCGCCGGGTGTTCCGGCTGACATGCTGCCCCGCCTGTTCGAACGTTTCTTTCGCGTGGAATCGTCGCGCAACCGGCAACATGGCGGATCGGGCCTGGGCCTGGCGATCTGCCAGCGCATTGTCGAAGCGCATGACGGCCGGATCGAGGCCTTGCCGTCCGAGCTGGGCGGCCTGCAATTGCGCCTGACGTTTCCCGCATCCCTTTCCCTGGATTGA
- a CDS encoding polysaccharide deacetylase family protein: protein MTRKPLLPQHSRYDYVPLPERKDYAWPEGKRLAFCLTTNIEWFAFGAGMGHDPAKTGEPQTHRNYSWRDYGNRIGIWRLFDLLDELGLPAAHNCNSLVYDYAPQIMDALRARGDEVVAHGRSNAENLRGLWEPDEERILREITETITQREGAAPKGWMGSGAYETSNTLDLLKEIGYEYVMDWPMDDQPVWLRTKHGPLLSVPYPIELNDSQVVIHRKQDAGDFCQMIIEQFDEMLEQSVKHPLVMNVSVHPYVFGQPFRLRMLRRALKHCVDHVGRDAVWWTRPRDVAAHCMALPPGVVP from the coding sequence ATGACACGCAAGCCGCTGCTGCCGCAGCATTCTCGTTACGACTACGTTCCCCTGCCCGAGCGCAAGGACTACGCATGGCCGGAAGGCAAGCGGCTGGCGTTCTGCCTGACCACGAACATCGAGTGGTTCGCGTTCGGCGCAGGCATGGGCCACGATCCGGCCAAGACCGGCGAGCCGCAGACGCACCGCAATTATTCGTGGCGCGACTACGGCAACCGGATCGGCATCTGGCGCCTGTTCGACCTGCTGGATGAACTGGGCCTGCCGGCCGCGCACAACTGCAACAGCCTGGTCTATGACTACGCGCCGCAGATCATGGATGCGCTGCGGGCGCGGGGCGATGAAGTGGTCGCCCATGGCCGCAGCAATGCCGAAAACCTGCGCGGCCTGTGGGAGCCGGACGAAGAACGGATCCTGCGCGAGATTACCGAAACCATCACCCAGCGTGAGGGCGCGGCGCCCAAGGGCTGGATGGGATCGGGCGCGTACGAGACGTCGAACACGCTGGATCTGCTGAAGGAGATCGGCTACGAATACGTGATGGACTGGCCGATGGACGATCAGCCGGTGTGGCTGCGCACCAAGCATGGCCCGCTGCTGTCGGTGCCCTACCCGATCGAGTTGAACGACTCGCAGGTGGTGATCCATCGCAAGCAGGATGCGGGCGACTTCTGCCAGATGATCATCGAGCAGTTCGATGAAATGCTGGAGCAGTCGGTCAAACATCCGCTGGTCATGAACGTGTCGGTGCATCCGTATGTGTTCGGCCAGCCGTTCCGCCTGCGCATGCTGCGACGCGCGCTGAAGCATTGCGTGGATCACGTGGGCCGCGATGCGGTGTGGTGGACCCGGCCGCGTGACGTGGCGGCGCATTGCATGGCCCTGCCGCCGGGCGTCGTGCCGTGA
- a CDS encoding Bug family tripartite tricarboxylate transporter substrate binding protein — MSARRYTATLATTTAACAVALIAVSSAWAQTSYPTKPIRLVVGFTAGGISDVIARSIAVKLSSELGQQVYVENRPGAGTTIASDLIARAEPDGYTLMLQDVTTHAINATLYPKLSYDTVKSFTPVAMVASTPLMLVVNPSSPVKNVNELISMLKAKPGGYSYGSSGNGTIVHLTSEMFNNAAKVDAVHVPYKGSAPATQAILGGEVAFVFSSMPPAIAAMKGNRLRALAVTTPKRVDTAPDVPTMIEAGVPNFEVVLYNGIMGPANMPADVVQKLNAALAKVVATPEIKTLYESLGADAVTMSPNDFGTLLNREVVKYGPIVKATGARVQ, encoded by the coding sequence ATGTCTGCCCGTCGCTACACTGCCACCCTGGCAACCACCACTGCCGCCTGCGCGGTCGCCCTGATCGCCGTCTCGTCCGCCTGGGCACAGACGTCCTACCCCACCAAACCGATCCGCCTGGTCGTCGGCTTTACCGCCGGCGGCATCTCGGACGTGATCGCACGGTCCATCGCCGTCAAGTTGTCGAGCGAGCTTGGGCAACAGGTCTATGTCGAGAATCGTCCGGGCGCCGGCACGACCATCGCGTCGGACCTGATCGCGCGTGCCGAGCCCGATGGCTATACCTTGATGCTGCAGGACGTCACCACCCACGCCATCAACGCCACGCTGTATCCCAAGCTGTCGTATGACACCGTCAAGAGCTTCACGCCGGTGGCGATGGTGGCCTCGACGCCCCTGATGCTGGTGGTCAACCCCAGTTCGCCGGTCAAGAACGTCAATGAACTCATCAGCATGCTGAAGGCCAAGCCGGGCGGGTATTCGTACGGGTCGTCCGGCAACGGCACGATCGTCCACCTGACCAGCGAGATGTTCAACAACGCCGCCAAGGTCGACGCGGTGCATGTGCCCTACAAGGGCAGTGCGCCCGCCACGCAGGCCATTCTGGGCGGCGAAGTCGCCTTCGTTTTCAGCAGCATGCCGCCCGCCATTGCCGCGATGAAAGGCAACCGGCTGCGCGCGCTGGCCGTGACCACACCCAAGCGCGTAGACACCGCGCCCGATGTGCCGACCATGATCGAAGCCGGCGTGCCGAACTTTGAAGTGGTGCTTTACAACGGGATCATGGGACCAGCCAACATGCCGGCCGACGTGGTGCAGAAACTGAATGCCGCCTTGGCCAAGGTCGTGGCCACGCCCGAGATCAAGACCCTTTACGAGAGCCTGGGCGCCGACGCGGTGACGATGTCGCCGAACGACTTCGGCACGCTGCTCAATCGTGAAGTCGTGAAGTACGGCCCCATCGTGAAGGCGACGGGCGCCCGTGTGCAGTAA